Within the Miscanthus floridulus cultivar M001 chromosome 2, ASM1932011v1, whole genome shotgun sequence genome, the region ggtcgaacaggacgctcgagtgcacctcagcaacatccgggatgcacgacggcgtatcaagcaacgtcgcttcggtcgccatgaagacgaagtacgcCGCCGCCCAGAGTACGGAAACCTGGACTCGGCTCTCGAGCCGATCGACGCCAGCAACGCTGCGACCGACGCCAACCACAAACCCGAAGGACCCCAACGTTTACGAGGGtgctccgaacactccagtggcctcgtggtttcaaaatcactgggtcCCGCGCCATCTGCGAGGCATGGCGCCGAATCACCTCCGACCGCACCTTCCTCATctcccaccaccgccgccaaCCTCAGCGGCGCCTCTTCACCTTCGTCCGCGACGTGGGAACTCACTACGACAACCTGAGACTTGTTGACTACTGCGTCGAAGCTCTTGACTTCCGCAAGCACGAGTTCCGGTCCGTCGTTCGGTTCACCTTCGACTACTACGACCCGTTGGTGAGTGACGGACCGTTCTCCGTCCACGGTGCTTGCGATGGTCTCCTGCTCATGTCGTTCAGAAATCGTTTGTATCTCAGCAATCCGACCACTCGTCAGTGGGTTTCCGTCTTCCCACCCGCGCTTAAACATGTCAAGGTCAAGGCTGCCGGGCTTTATGTTCATGGCTCCGAGTACCGAGTATTGTACTACCGAGAAATTGGTTTGGAAACTACATTCTACATCAGCACGGTGGGATCGGGGAATGAGGGGTGCATTAGGCCCCATTCATCGTTGGTATTTGTGAGAAAATTGATAGCAGCAGGATCTGATGCTATAGACTTTAAAGAGCCTTTCCTATTCCATGCAACCTGCACTTGCTGATTTCCTTGCCCAATTGCAGAGACATACTGGTGTTCGACACCATAGGTGAAGTGTTCTGGTTGTTGCATGCACCTGTTAAGAATTTAGCTTTGATGTCATCCTTGCTTGAGATTGATGGCATGCTTGCAATATGGAACAGTAATGTCGTTGGATCAAAGGTGAATCTTTGGCTTCTGCAGGACTACAAAGGTGTTGTATGGATCCACAAGTACCGCATTAAATTGCCAGTCGTTGAGACAAGCCGCTTTGAAGAACTTGGAGAAGAGTGGGACTAGAAAGATGGAATACCCATGTGAGGCCATGTAAGGCCAATAGTTGAGGTACCTGGATTCAGACAAAACTCCAAACATGTAAGAATCTACCTTGAAGCAAGGTTTCTACTGGTTAATGCGTTCCACCCTATTGATGACAGCTAAAGTTACTAAAAGCTTAGATGAAGAAAGAGCTTCTGAGCGAAGGCTTGTTGGCTTTGGTTGTTGGCGTGGATTATCTTGTTAAGCTCTGCAGAGATGGTGAGCGTGAAGAACTACCATCAAGGACAAAGAAAGACAGCTCTCAAATGGATTTGCTGGTCTATGATGACCAAGTAGAAGCATCCGTTCCACATAGGTGAGAGCCTAGTCTTGCATAGGCGCAACACATACCTCTTCTCGGTGTGGTGGAGCGATATACGAAAAATAGATGCTAAGCCTGCAATGTCCGATAACGGGGCTTCAGTAGTGAATTTATCGGCACCACAGCAGTGGCATACAACTTTGGACCTAAGGGCCGGCCCCGTTACCTTTCGGAATGGGGGATCCCCGTTGGCAACAACAACGGTAGTAGTTGCGGAACTACTGGGCCAAGAGAGGACAACCTGTTGTTCCTGCTCCTCCTTGGTGCTCGCGTATTCTATCCCGGGAGGGAGATGTGCTGGTTGATGGTTATCATTGGCAGCTGCACTTTGACAGAAATGGCAATTTACTGGAAAAATTTCAATGCAATGGCCGCTTGCTAAACTTCACTGTAAATGTTTTCAGAGAAAGCCTCGTTCCACTTGCACTCTTCTGAGAGCAAGAGAACAGAGCTGCACGTGATCCACCTTTCTTCAGGGGGCTGTAGAGTGTAATATGGTTTTCCATCATTCCACCTACTAATTTACACTTTTGAGTATCTAATTATCTATGCAAGAGGCTTTACTGTTAGTAGATGGAGCTTAAACTAACTAGCTTCTTTGCTATCTGTTTCAGTTTATGTGTTATGATAGTGGTAGTAACCAACTGGTCTGTATGAATGTAATATGTTTGATGTGCTCTTTAGTTGGGTACAATTAGTTCTGTTTTAATGCCTCAGTGATCTGGTCCAGTGAATATGGGATTTTGCTGCTCTTAAAACTTGAATGGGGAAACATTCAGGTACTGCAAAGGGTAATGCCTCAGATATTTTGTCTAATGAATATGGGATCTTGCTGCTCTTAAAACATGAATGGGGAAACATTCATGTTGATCAAGATTTTAATTTTTAGTACGCCCATGAGTTCATCTTCTGAACTGAAAAATGTCTGGGATCGTGCACTTTATTTTACCAACCTTGGCTTACCGTCTCCAAGTTGTTGTTTGAAACtcctttcttcttaatgaaaaacacGCTTCGGCGTGGTCggaaaaaaaaaataacactGATAGTGAAAGGTCACTGTCCAAGTGTACATTTCTCGTTGCTGATGTTTATCTTAGATAAGTTTCTTCATTAGGTGACATTTCTGGCCATGAACATCCTGATGGTCGCTTGTCTTTTATGGTTTTGAAGTGTTTTTATGGTTCTGAAACAAAACTGCTGAACACTGCAGGACTGTTCTAACTGATTTTCCTCTTCACAATTATTTCCCTTGAACAAAAGATGTGTTGTTTATCCTGGACGCTATTCTAGTGCTTGATCATAGAGCAGCATTGATGCCCAGTTAAGTGATAGCTGGAAAGCTACCATCCACCAAAACAGAAGATGAAGTCTATTTTGGCTCGAGCTCTCACTTGCATTATCCACTGCATGTTAAAACTGTGGCATTTGTGATCAACTCTTGAGGTCTAGCTACTTGACAATTTGATATGTTACTTGGAGTTGGAGCACAGGATAGAGTAATAGATATCACAAGGGTCAAAGAATCCCCTACAGGGCTGCACTTTCAGAATCTGGATTTTTTTTTGTATGTATGCATTAGACGTATAAATCGACTGAATCCTTTGGTTGGTTTTATCTTCCCTTTGAGGTGCGACTGAGGAACCGAGTCTTCTCTTGGTTGAATTCGATGTTTCTGGTACAATATTTTACTGCTCTTGTTTGTTAAACTGCATTGAGGTACATGCAAAAGCATAGGATTTCTTCATTCTGTTCCAGATTATGCGAGACGCTTTAGGGCTCATTCGGTTAGTAGGGAATCATTCCGTGGAACGATACTTACCCGGATTGCTTGGCTAATTTATATAAGCATTGATCAGTTGGAACATTACTAGGTGCATTTCTGAAGAACCGAACGAGCTCTTATTGGTCTTTATGTTCTTGTAACTGATGTCTATATATTATGCACGCATGTGCAATCTTTCAGAATTCAGAAAGGATTTTTCAGTGCGATATTTTTTTTTCGCGTCGATTGCTAGATAATGTGCCAATCTGGCTCTCAGCCACAGCCCGTAGGTCGGTCTGTAGGAAAAAAATGAGAAAAATACTGAACAAATTAGGAAAATTCACAAAATATTTTAATCTGTCTCAAAAATGTTCTTGGAATTATGAATATTAGAGATATCTTTTTTGTGGTTTTAAATTCTTatcaattgttttttttttcagatttCTTAATTAAAAGATGACGAAACACTTTGAACCAGGGCATAGAGCCAACTTAAATAATTTTAAGAGTTGAGGGAGGCGATTTAtctggttttgaagttcgagaAGAAAACCTAGACTGTGATGATATTTTAGAATGTAAaaatgtttttttataaaaaaaacagaAGTTGCACGGCTCGTCAATAGTAGCAACCTTCATGGCCCATTAATAACGCACTAACAAATAGACAGAGCCCAAAAAAAAAGTCATCGTGGCCCACGCAGCGTGTCTAGAAGGCGAGATTCCACAATCCAGAAGGGATCCCAATCTCGTAAATAGCCGCGAACCTCGGTGGCGAAGCCCGGAGCTGGCGCTCGAAAATATCTCGCCGCGGCACGAGCTCTGGAACCTTCACCGGCCCCAACCCCCGACGACCAAAGAATTCCCCCTCCTATTTCAGAGGAGATATTTCTCTCACGCCCTCCCCGCGGAATAAAAACTTTTTTCTCTCGCCTCCCTTCCTTGGAATCCATCCATCTCTCGCCTCCTTTGCAATTCGATGCCTTTGTAAGCTTGTAGCGCTGCTGCCTCGCCCTGCGTCGCGCCGCGTCGTCGTCGCGGGTGCCCGGCCGGcttcgcctgctgctgctgcgactGCGATTCCAACATAATGGACGGGGGATCCGGCAATGCCTCCGGCGGCGGCTCATCGACGTGCTGCTACTACGCGCTCCTCGGCATCCGCAAGAACGCCTCCGCCACCGACATACGCACCGCGTACCGGAGGCTCGCGATGGTGAGTTCGCTTGCTGTGCATGCGCGCGCGGCGGCCTCGCGCCGTTGTTTGATTGATTTGGTTCTGTGTGTTTCTGTTTCCTCCTCTCCCCTCCCGAACAGACCCCGCTCACATGTTCCGATCTCTTGCCGTGGGCGCGCAGAAGTGGCACCCGGACCGGTGGGCCAGCGACCCCGGCGCGGCTGGCGAGGTCAAGCGGCGGTTCCAGCGGATCCAGGAGGCATACTCCGGTAAGGCCTACGTGTTTGGTTATGCTTGGATTTCACGAGATTTGATCGAATTGCTTGTTTGGTTGGCGCAGTTCTGTCGGACAAGGGGAAGAAGGCCATGTACGACGCCGGGCTCTTCGATCCCCTCGACGACGACGACCAGGTGAATCAGCACTCGGTTTTGTTTCCTgtcctctttttttttccttggtTCCTGCTGCTTATTGTCTCGTCGAAATCAATCAAATCCTTTTGCCATTTTGTGCGAGATTATTATGTGTATCTTGTAGCCTGATGAAAAGAAATTAATTTCCCTGCTCTGCTCTCGGACGGCCAGGATTTCTCCGACTTCATGCAGGAGATGCTGGTGATGATGGATAACGTGAAAAACGAGGTAGGCGCAACGCAATCCACCCACCACCACCATGCGGATTTATATTTGTTTAATATTTGTAATTAACCTTAGGTTCCGTGCAGAAGCCGGACACGCTGGAGGACCTGCAGAAGATGCTAGAGGACATCGTGAACGGCGACGGCGGGGGCGGCGTAGGCGGGCGCGCGCCGCCGGAGGTTGCCCAGCGGACGCGCGTCGCGCCCTACCCGCAGCCGCAGCAGGCGCGCAGGTGACCGGCGCGCAGGTGTACGAGATGTACACGCGCCGTAGCTGCGGAGTACTGTACGCTTTTGGTGAAAAGGACCGGAGAAAGATGAGCAAGCAACGGGaggctctgcaaaagaagaataaAAATTTCACCCTTTTTAGGCCATCTGATGGTCTGATATAGGAGTAATTTAGGCCACCTTTTGTGTAGCGGTGGTCGATTGTGCAATCAGGGGGTTGGGTTTGGGTCGGGTGGTGTTGGATACCGGCCGCGCCGCCGCAACAACTGGCGGACGCGTGGCCGGGGACTCTGATTTGTTATCTCGTCGACATTTCGACTTCGTGCCCCCAAttgcactttcgtttgtatttggcaattagtgtctaattatggactaattaggttcgaaagttttgtCTCGCGATTGCTtatctaactgtgcaattagtttttttcgtctacatttagtattctatgcatgtgtcgcaagattcgatataacACTTTGGGGTGAAATTTTTTGGAAAATAAACAGGGCCTTGGTCGGTGCTGCGAAAATCGCCGCCGAACCATCAGCCGGCCACCACTTGAGCCCGGTGCCTTTTCCCGCTCCAAGTTGCCGGGGCCAGGCCAGGGTCGCCGTCGGGACTCTGGACCAGAggattttttctccatggttggCCGCGGAGGACTCGAGTGTTCGGGGGTGCAAATGGGACATCTATCGACAGGTCCCACGAGACGAGAGGGCAGGCCCGGACCCGGAGCATATCACGCGACGTGAATGCGCGTCGCCGGTCGAGTAGCTCTCTAGTTGTGGTGTGGTGAAGGCCCTTTTGGGCCTGGGACTCCGTGGTCCACGGAAACGTCTAACCGCGCCAGCGGAATGCGTTTATCGGTCCCTGCTCGTTTCTGAAAGCGAAGAAACAGGCCACCTGACTCGACACGAGATGGTTCCGGCACCCGTTCGTCTTGTGATCGTTGGACTAGCTAGCCTATTTCGCTTATTAATCTCCTACGGTCAGTGCTGCAACATGGTCACCGATGACGAGAACGCGATCTCATGCTTcgttttttttttatcttcttttataattgagGCGTAGCGTAGTACACCAATGCCTCCTTCCTGAAGTATCCATGGCTCCATTCGTCAGAGAAAAATATCTGTTCGGCTGGAACAGTCCGGGCTCCAGCACTGGCCGGAGGACCATTTCTTCCTTGTGGACGGGAGTGTTCCATTCCATCCTCTTTTTGTTTCGCCATCACGCCCGGATTTGGTAAATTCGGGCCCATCTTTTGCTTCGTCCGCGCCTGCCGCAAGTTCCGCCGCCTGACGCCGATGGCCGTTGCCCGCCGCCGTCTGCTGGTTCACAAATCACGACTCTGCAGGGGGCAgtgctctcttgacttgagaagtTGAGATCGACCCCCCTCCATCCATGTGAACGCGATCATTTTGCGATCCATTATCCGTGTGAGGGCTCTTGTGTCCTAACCAGCTTTGCACGAGGACATCAATCTCGCGTGCTTATACTATTTTATTTACTGCTCCATTTGTGGCTTCGCCTGCTGTTTCCGCCACGGATGTCGGCTGCTCATCACCGTATGGATCAGATTTCAGATAGCAGCTGCTCCGCCGTCCAAGGGCGAACTCCTACCGAAGTGGACAATCAGAGGAACGTCAAGAAATAATGTGTCCAGACAAAAAGTTGGACCGTGCTCACAGAGCTAACGGTTAGCGTACTGTAAAGGTAAATATAGCAATGGTCGGACCGTGCTCACAGAGCTAACGGTTAGCGTACTGTAAAGGTAAATATAGCAATGGTCGCTCTGTACTCTTGCGTCTGTGCGGTTGACGTGCATGCCACCCCCGCTCCCTATACATGTACCTCGTACATAATATGGAATACCATTATTTATTTCAATCACTCTttcatggtatcagagccggttcgCTCCTGCGACCGCGCTTCCGCAAATCTTAGCCACCCGTAGACTTTGTCGTCGGCCAACTACCCTCCCGCCGCTGAGTTCCTCTCCAGGTGCCTTGCTGCCGTCGATCCTCTCGCCAGAACCTCGCTGGGCCTTCCACCTGCCGCCGAGTTCCTCGCCAGGTGGCCTGTTGCCGCCGATCCGCTCGTCAGCACCACCGTGCCGATCACGGCCGTCGGCCTGCAACCAGCAACACCAGCGCCGCCGATTGAGGTCGTCTGCTCGTCGACGCCGCGGGCGCTCGACTGATCCGATCGCCCCACTGCGACCGCGTGCTCTGGTGATCGGTGTGCCATCGCGCTCGCCAACGCACGCCTTGGCCAGCTGCTCGCCACTGCTCGCATCCCGCGCTTGCCTCGTTCGCTCGCGCGCAACTCACGAGCGTCTGCGACCTCTTCCTCTCCTAGCGCCGCCCATCGATCCTAACTGCCGCGCGCGATCCGCCCGCTCGGCCACCCGTCCGCGCATGTGAGCCTTCGCTCGGTCGCGTTGCCCGCGTGCACCCGCTCAGCCTACTCTACTTGGCCACTTGTCGCCTGACTCGGTCTCCGCGCGTGCGCCCGCGTCCGATCgccatcctcttcctcttcctgtcGCGATCTTCTTGCTTCCGCATGCAGCCTTTTCTTTGTTGCTCCCGCATGCAACCTTTCCTTTCCCGCTTCCGTATGCAGGCGTGACCGCTTGCCTTTCCTTTATTTCCTCCTGATCGCATCCACCCATCCACCAGCCCGCGATCCGCGTGGACTCctgcttcctctctctctctctccacgcaACACCTAACCGAGTCGTACTACTACCGGGCCTGCAGCACCCGCATCGCCGCTCGCTTCCCCAGCCTCGCTCCCTGCCCATGCTGTTCGCATCCTTATTTTCTCCTACAAGCAGCGCGCGTCCCCTCCTCATGCGACTCCTTCCTAGTCGGTGGGACCTCTTCCCCTCGTGACTCTTGCACGGgacacaaaaaaaagaaaaaaagaaaaaaagaaaaaattagaaaaaaagaaaaggaaaaggaaaaggaaaaaaacttTTACCTAGCCACGCGCACTCGCGCCTCGCTGGCGCACTCCATGCTGCCCTACGATCCACAGGCTAGCTATGGTGTTCCCGGCTTCGGTGCCCCGCCCAACTTCGGCGCACCACCCGGCTTCCGGTACGAGGGAGCCTCTGGCGCGCCTGCCCCGGCACCCTCCTCCACGGCCACTCCACCCCAACAGCAGCCCACCGTGTGGTACGCCGACTCCGGCTTTGGCTCTCATATGGCTCACAATGCTGGTATTCTATCATTCTCCCACCCTCCTTCCTTGTTTGGTCCTTCATCAATTGTCGTTGGTAACAGGGCTGTGCTTCCCGTTACTTCCACGGGTTATATTCTTTTCCTACACCTAATCATCCTATTTTTCTATAATGTCTTAGTCGCACCTAGCATTATCAAGATTTTAATTTATGTGCGTCGCTTTACCACTGACAACAATTGTTCTATTGAATTTGATCCCTTTGGCCTTTCTGTGAAGGATCTCCAAACTCAGAGCGTGATCGCCAGGTGCAATAGCACGAGTGACCTCTATCCGTTCTTACCACCCACGAGCACACCTGCCCTTGCCGTTGCATCCGTGTCCACTATCTTATGGCACCGCCGCCTTGGTCACCTTGGCTCAGAAATTTTTTCCAAGCTCATTACCTCTCAAGCTATCTCTTGCACTAAACCAAAGAATGATCATGTTTGCATGCTTGCCAATTGGGTCGGCATGTTCGTCTTCCCTTTGATTCCTCACAATCTTGAGCCCTCAATAAATTCGAGTTGATACATTGTGACCTTTGGATCTCACCTGTTACTAGTGTGTCCGGTTACAAAAATTATCTCGTTATTCTTGATAATTGTACTCACTGTGTTTGGACATTTCTGCTTCACCTTAACCCTGACACTTTTGCCACTCTTTTTAACTTCTTTGCTTATGTGCGCACACAGTTTGGCTCCCCTATCAAGGTTGTCTAGTGCGACAATGGCCGCGAGTTTGATCACTCATCGGTCCGCACATTCTTCCTCACCCAAGGTGCAGTCCTCCATATGTCGGGCCCCTACACCTCTCAACAAAACGGTAAAGCAGAGCGCGTCCTTCGCACCATCAACAACATTCTTCGCACTTTGCTCTTTCAAGGTAGCCTTCCACCTATCTATTGGGCTGACACCCTCCACACTGCCACATATCTTTTCAATCATCATCCCACTAAGACCTTAGGCGGCCTCACACCGTTCTTTGCTCTTTTCGACACTCATCCATCTTTTACACACCTTCGTGTGTTTGGATGTGCTTGCTACCCAAACATGTCTTCCACAACTCCCGATAAACTATCACCTCATTCATCCATGTGTGTCTTCCTTGGCTACTCCTCATACCTAGGGGGTATCGATGTCTTGATCTTCATTCCAGTAGGATCATTATTTCTCGTCATGTCGTATGTAATGAATCCCTATTTCCCTTCGCCGAGATGTCAACCTCGCCATTGGACCCTACCAGCTTGGAATTTTTGGACGATGCTGATGTTTCCACTATGCCCGTTGGGCCTAGTACTGTGGTTGCAGGTTCCTCCGCTACTGCTTTAGGCGCGCCAGCTCATGCTGCGCCTAGTGCCAACACGCCAGCGCCTAGCGTCCCCTCACCTATGCCAGCGCCTAACGCCCATGGACCTGCACCTACCTCTCTTGCTTCTACGCTCGCGCAGTACACGCCCGCCATCGAGCTCAGCTCTGGCTCGGACACTAACATCGCGCTAGGTGCTAAGCTCCTCGGCGCCCCCACTGCGTCTGGTTCTGCTGCCCCATGGACACTTTGTCTCGGGTTGCTGCCAGCAGAACtaaccgcaccaccaccaccctacCGCAAGTCATGGTCCCTATCACCAACGACCATGCCTCGTCCTCGATGGTGCCACCCCATGCTGCCGGTACTGCTGCCCCTATGGCTCATGCCTAGGTTGCTACAAGTGGCCCCTGTCGCACCGCCTCTACCTTGTaatacccctggtgttacgagcttgcttagcattgAGATTTAGGTGCGAGAggaattagccaaacaagtttttgggttttaaaaatttataacacaagtgaaatgataagcgaatcatatgtgactcacttttgtggttgagaaaaaacaaaataaatagtgtTAACCAGTGCTCTTGGGGGCTCAAAATCAAATTTgatgttaagataagctcttttcgttaagtcagcaaacacttgaactattgttaaaataccatttttggcaaattatattgagcaaaatagttaaatggtgcttaaatattttgctcctatgggttagtataaggtatggactattgcatgaagtatttgttggtcgaagttaacaaggtttacacctattaaaaattgcgacaaaagagttaatggttacttagccccAACCGAAATCCTTAACTTTttaagtatggaaaagtagtaagacaatgctattttgacatttaatttctaacaaaaatgtttaaacactagatccatgtttttgtactgttggttgcttctaagtaaggacttgagcatggtgtaggtcgaagttgtgttggatgtcatgtTGTCCGCTCTAAAATTGCCCAAACTTCGTTGGAACGCGTTGTAAACCATGTTGTTGTCGCTCTGTTCGTGAACTAGCACTCTAGCAACGAACCCAAGTTGGCATCCTTTTATCTTCCTCTTTTGTTGCTCTTGGGTCATGACGGTTGCTCCGCTAGCTAGCTGGTAGTGTCGACTTTAGCTTAGTAGGATTGGTTGAACTTCGGTTGAGAAGATCAACATCCTTTACTTTGCCTTAAAATGCATGCACGGCACCAAGCGTAGCCGCTCGGCCTAAGTCCGTAGTCACAGCGCGCACGAACGCTGTGGGTGTCAGTCTCACACCGTGGCTGGGTCATGGCCGTAGGCCAGCTCGTGTGAATGGATGGTGCCATGCAGCGCCTCGGCCTGGCATTGGTCAGCCCCGGCTGGCCGTGGTCTGGCTCCCACTGTGCCGTGCGCTGGGCCGAGCCAAGGCTGTGGCTACCGTCGCTCGATCGACATGGCGTCCGCCTCACCCCTTGTTTCACCTACTGTGTCGAGGCTCTAGGCATGTGTCAATGCCGCCACATCTGGGTCAATGACCTCGGTCGCAGGGGTGATGGTGATGCCCCTCTGCCATGCTTGCCCCCGCTAGCCGACGTCGGTGTGACCTGCTTAGGTTTGGCCGCTCTAATTCAAGCGCTTCACGCTATGCTTCTAGGTCTCATCGTCTGAGTACATGTGCACGTACTGCTGGCATCAATCAGGGCCGCCTTGTCTTAATTCGCTCGAGCTTACTCGTGTGACCTCCCCATAATCACGCTGAGCGTGGAGCCACCGTTCCTCCTTCCAATCAACAGCTCAAGGCTTCCTAGTCTAATTCCTCATGTCAGCGAGTACCAGAGGAAATTAGCTAGGTGCCCCGTTCTCACCGAGACCAGTTGTTGTCTATCGTGGTCGAATTTGGTTTCTACCCACCATCGGTCATGGGCACCGTCGAACCAGTAGGTTGGGAGGTGAGtcatgtaggagtggtagcagttAAATTACTCATAACCCTgagctcgccttgactccctccatcCAATGCTCACGCTGCTTTGGCCAGGATGCTCGTCGATGGTGTGGTGACACATCGGTGCCACGCTTGGAGCACTGCCACGTGTTTCGGGCGCGTGTGTCTAGGTCACCTCAGCACTCCCTGGTTTCAACCGTCACCATAGCACGGTCCTCGGTGAGATCCTAATGcttctccgccatctctaccccTTTGTTAGCGCTCTAGGTCATCAGAACAATCACGCCGTCATCGTGGATAGCCACTCGCCGTTGTAGCCCGCGATAGTGCGCCTCCGACTCCCTAACTGCCACCCATCCTTGCACGTTTAGCTATAGATGATGGTCGGCCCCTTACTTTCGTCGTATCCCGCCTAGGTTGCTTGGCGTAACCACCTTGTGCCGTTGGCTGCCGTGCCGGCGCTCGTGGGGTTTCTAAAGATCTCCCCGTGGTAAAGGCAAAAACATCCGAGAAGTTTGGTTGCAAAGTTACTAACGGTAGGAATAGTGTGCATAGTAGTCGTATTAATCTCTGAAAGCTCGGGGCCTTTCTTCAAAATAGCCAACACGCGCGGGCACCTCCAGCCTTAGGTCGTACTGGGCCATCGCGATGCGCGCGCAGCCACGCCGCGCTAGGCTGTCGGGCCAGATAGGGTTGCTGccggcccttttccttttctatgtattttctaatttagtttctaaggtaaacttataaatacaatataaatttgtgtagttggtcaaaaattatgaaaccaattttgttaggttgctaaaatcatgatctatctgttagtatattttgttctcatagttttataatatttctatgagttatttaattaatttaagatgcttaatatcataagatataaatttgtaggaattattgtaataaattggtgatagtgttggttctaaaaatttcatagtaaattcatcacattattaggtgctcactgtaatttttgtaactccataataattagtttgctaagatagctaaatgagccctagttcaaaaatatatgtttaattaataaaatgccgaaacaccttgggattttagaactaaaacatttttcgaGAGATAAAGCCTTACTTGACAATgtggatacatagactagtaCGTTATCATTAAATCTAGCTCATTAGCTTGCGGAGCGTAATCGtatatttaagagttgcggttatcGTTGATCAATTGCGCCTCTACGTTGCATCCAcctatatcataataggaacaacgatgaatCATGAAGTCGGctgaagtagcggaaaagatggtacCTTTATA harbors:
- the LOC136540077 gene encoding uncharacterized protein; this translates as MDGGSGNASGGGSSTCCYYALLGIRKNASATDIRTAYRRLAMKWHPDRWASDPGAAGEVKRRFQRIQEAYSVLSDKGKKAMYDAGLFDPLDDDDQDFSDFMQEMLVMMDNVKNEKPDTLEDLQKMLEDIVNGDGGGGVGGRAPPEVAQRTRVAPYPQPQQARR